In Anseongella ginsenosidimutans, one genomic interval encodes:
- the groL gene encoding chaperonin GroEL (60 kDa chaperone family; promotes refolding of misfolded polypeptides especially under stressful conditions; forms two stacked rings of heptamers to form a barrel-shaped 14mer; ends can be capped by GroES; misfolded proteins enter the barrel where they are refolded when GroES binds) codes for MAKQVKYNVEARDALKRGVDILANAVKVTLGPKGRNVIIDKKFGAPMITKDGVSVAKEIDLRDGLENMGAQMVKEVASKTADVAGDGTTTATLLAQAIITGGLKNVAAGANPMDLKRGVDKAVKAVVAHLDQQTTEVGDDNNKIKQVASISANNDEVIGELIAQAMNKVKKEGVITVEEAKGTDTYVEVVEGMQFDRGYLSPYFVTNADKMEADLESPHVLIYDKKISTMKELLPVLEKQVQTGNPLLIIAEDVDGEALATLVVNKLRGSLKIAAVKAPGFGDRRKAMLEDIAILTGGTVISEERGFKLENADLSYLGKAEKITVDKDNTTIINGAGKSEDIKARVSQIKAQIETTTSDYDKEKLQERLAKLAGGVAVLYVGAATEVEMKEKKDRVDDALHATRAAVEEGIVAGGGVAYIRAIAALNDLKGANEDENTGINLIKRAIEEPLRQIVENAGGEGSVVVQRVKEGTDDFGYNAREDKYENLISAGVIDPKKVVRVALENAASISSMLLTTECVLADEPEDDKAPAAPAPGMGGMM; via the coding sequence ATGGCTAAACAGGTAAAATACAATGTTGAAGCCCGCGATGCTCTTAAAAGAGGCGTGGATATACTTGCAAATGCAGTAAAGGTTACGCTGGGACCTAAAGGGCGTAACGTAATTATTGACAAGAAATTCGGCGCACCGATGATTACCAAGGACGGTGTATCGGTTGCAAAAGAAATCGATCTCCGGGACGGACTTGAGAACATGGGCGCCCAGATGGTAAAGGAAGTGGCTTCCAAAACAGCGGATGTTGCCGGCGACGGTACCACTACCGCTACCCTGCTTGCCCAGGCCATCATCACCGGCGGACTGAAGAATGTTGCGGCCGGCGCTAATCCCATGGATCTGAAGCGTGGCGTTGACAAGGCTGTTAAAGCGGTGGTTGCACACCTCGACCAGCAGACTACGGAAGTTGGCGACGATAACAATAAGATCAAGCAGGTTGCTTCCATCTCTGCCAATAATGACGAGGTGATTGGCGAACTCATTGCGCAGGCAATGAACAAGGTGAAGAAAGAAGGTGTGATCACCGTTGAAGAAGCAAAAGGTACTGATACCTACGTAGAAGTAGTAGAAGGTATGCAGTTTGACCGCGGTTACCTTTCTCCTTACTTTGTCACCAATGCCGATAAAATGGAGGCCGACCTGGAGAGCCCTCATGTACTGATCTACGACAAGAAGATCTCTACCATGAAGGAACTGCTTCCGGTGCTTGAAAAACAAGTTCAAACCGGCAACCCCCTGCTCATCATTGCAGAAGACGTTGACGGCGAAGCGCTTGCTACCCTGGTAGTAAACAAACTGCGCGGCTCACTGAAGATCGCTGCCGTAAAGGCCCCCGGTTTCGGCGACCGCCGCAAGGCCATGCTGGAAGATATCGCTATTCTTACCGGCGGTACTGTGATCTCTGAAGAAAGAGGCTTTAAGCTTGAAAACGCTGATCTTTCTTACCTTGGTAAGGCTGAAAAGATCACGGTTGACAAAGACAATACGACGATCATTAACGGCGCCGGCAAATCCGAAGACATCAAAGCCCGGGTTAGCCAGATCAAAGCCCAGATTGAAACCACCACTTCCGATTACGATAAGGAAAAGCTGCAGGAACGTCTTGCCAAGTTGGCAGGCGGTGTAGCCGTACTTTATGTTGGCGCAGCCACCGAAGTGGAAATGAAAGAAAAGAAAGACCGCGTGGACGACGCCCTGCATGCTACCCGTGCTGCAGTAGAAGAAGGTATCGTAGCCGGCGGCGGTGTTGCTTATATCCGTGCTATCGCTGCCCTGAATGATCTCAAAGGAGCTAACGAGGATGAGAATACCGGTATCAATCTCATTAAGCGTGCTATTGAAGAGCCCTTACGCCAGATCGTTGAAAACGCAGGCGGAGAAGGTTCTGTAGTGGTACAGCGCGTGAAAGAAGGTACGGACGATTTCGGTTACAACGCCCGCGAAGACAAGTATGAAAACCTTATCTCAGCTGGTGTAATTGACCCGAAAAAAGTGGTTCGCGTAGCGCTCGAAAACGCTGCTTCCATTTCGTCCATGCTGCTTACTACCGAATGCGTACTGGCAGACGAGCCCGAAGACGACAAGGCTCCTGCTGCTCCCGCTCCCGGTATGGGCGGCATGATGTAA
- a CDS encoding co-chaperone GroES, with translation MSLNIKPIADRVVVEAAPAEEKTAGGIIIPDTAKEKPQKGKVVAVGNGKKDEPLTVKVGDTVLYGKYAGTELSYEGAEYLIMRESDIYAIL, from the coding sequence ATGTCGTTGAACATTAAACCAATTGCAGACAGAGTAGTAGTAGAGGCTGCTCCTGCTGAAGAGAAGACCGCCGGAGGTATCATTATTCCTGATACCGCTAAGGAAAAACCTCAAAAAGGAAAAGTAGTTGCAGTAGGCAACGGCAAGAAAGACGAGCCCTTGACTGTTAAGGTGGGCGATACTGTTCTGTATGGTAAATATGCCGGTACGGAACTCTCCTATGAAGGTGCGGAGTATCTGATCATGCGTGAGTCTGATATTTACGCTATCCTGTAA
- the secG gene encoding preprotein translocase subunit SecG, with amino-acid sequence MYAFLIVLAIIACLLLIVVILVQNPKGGGLSSTFGGSNQVMGVQRTGDFLEKATWAFAITLLAISLSTKFFIGEGGSVGESAIQEQIDRQAAPAPASPFLPDAAGGDEPSGSAQPSDTSAQ; translated from the coding sequence ATGTATGCATTTTTGATTGTTCTGGCAATAATTGCCTGTCTTTTATTGATAGTGGTTATCCTGGTTCAGAATCCCAAAGGCGGGGGGCTGTCCTCTACATTCGGCGGTTCCAACCAGGTAATGGGCGTGCAGCGAACCGGTGATTTCCTGGAAAAGGCCACCTGGGCATTTGCCATTACCCTTCTTGCGATCAGCCTTTCCACGAAGTTCTTTATCGGCGAAGGCGGAAGCGTGGGTGAATCGGCGATACAGGAACAGATTGACCGGCAGGCAGCGCCTGCACCTGCGTCCCCGTTTCTTCCGGACGCGGCAGGCGGTGATGAACCTTCCGGCAGCGCGCAGCCTTCCGATACTTCCGCCCAATAG